A DNA window from Microcystis aeruginosa NIES-843 contains the following coding sequences:
- a CDS encoding Ycf66 family protein — MLPYILAVVVGLSSLYLLTTAFIAPDRHRQDDFLWSAVGLFYALVLWLCAGRITGAILLGQAAAAILFIAFAWQTLKLRQALFYPDKPVKLFTIVGWLGNRLGKVTPSQSPKTKAKAEKVAAKVKETVKETVDPVIEKAAAIGETITESVTEIAEKAQETVDPVIETAAAIGETITESVTEIGEKAAEIIDDGETFDDFDDFDDFDLATEEINSSENPPEIPPTEPVANVEVETIAVSETVIIEVTEEDLPPEETIGEDTPPETRSPSAENPPSSD; from the coding sequence ATGTTGCCCTATATCCTAGCGGTCGTGGTGGGATTAAGTAGTCTCTACCTCCTCACCACCGCTTTTATCGCCCCTGATCGCCACCGTCAAGATGATTTTCTCTGGAGTGCGGTAGGATTATTCTATGCCCTTGTCCTCTGGTTGTGCGCGGGAAGGATTACAGGCGCTATCCTCCTGGGACAAGCTGCCGCAGCCATTTTATTTATTGCTTTCGCTTGGCAAACTCTCAAACTCAGACAAGCACTTTTTTATCCCGACAAACCGGTTAAATTATTTACTATTGTCGGTTGGTTAGGCAATCGTCTGGGGAAAGTTACTCCCTCTCAATCCCCTAAAACTAAAGCTAAAGCTGAGAAAGTAGCGGCAAAAGTTAAAGAAACGGTTAAAGAAACGGTGGACCCCGTTATAGAAAAAGCCGCGGCTATCGGGGAAACTATTACAGAATCAGTGACAGAAATTGCGGAAAAAGCTCAAGAAACGGTGGATCCCGTTATAGAAACAGCGGCGGCTATCGGGGAAACTATTACAGAATCAGTGACAGAAATTGGGGAAAAAGCCGCAGAAATTATTGATGATGGGGAAACTTTCGATGATTTCGATGATTTCGATGATTTTGATTTGGCAACGGAAGAGATCAACTCTTCCGAAAATCCCCCAGAAATTCCCCCGACTGAACCTGTCGCAAATGTTGAAGTCGAAACTATTGCTGTTAGCGAAACGGTGATTATTGAAGTTACCGAGGAAGATTTGCCCCCAGAAGAAACTATCGGAGAAGATACTCCCCCAGAAACTCGATCGCCAAGCGCAGAAAATCCCCCCTCATCGGATTAA
- the holA gene encoding DNA polymerase III subunit delta, which translates to MPTIFYWGEDEFAINQAVKNLQVKLLDPNWIQFNYDKINGDRNEAIIEALNQAMTPVFGMGNRLVWLADTVICQQCSEDIFKELQRTLPNLPENSYLLLTSAKKPDSRLKSSKFIQNQAEVKEFELIPPWKVEEIAQRVREIAKEVGVKLTPDAIELLAEAVGNNSRLLWMELEKLRLFKNNSAGTIDKKDILSLVNASNQSSLQLASAILKRETGKALELVNELLNRNENPLAITATLGGQFRTWAIVKLKIEEGEKDEKNIAAAAEIANPKRLYFIRKEIQSFSSKQLLATLPILLELEYRLKRGAEPLATLQTKIIELCCLLVT; encoded by the coding sequence ATGCCGACAATATTTTATTGGGGAGAAGATGAATTTGCTATTAACCAAGCGGTGAAAAATCTGCAAGTAAAACTTCTCGATCCCAATTGGATACAGTTCAATTATGATAAAATTAATGGTGATCGCAATGAGGCAATTATCGAGGCCCTCAATCAAGCGATGACTCCAGTTTTCGGCATGGGAAATCGTTTGGTTTGGTTAGCTGATACGGTTATTTGTCAACAATGTTCCGAGGATATTTTCAAGGAATTACAGCGCACTTTGCCCAATTTACCCGAAAATTCCTATCTGTTATTAACCAGTGCCAAAAAACCCGACTCCCGCTTAAAATCGAGCAAGTTTATCCAAAATCAGGCGGAGGTTAAAGAATTTGAACTAATTCCGCCTTGGAAAGTCGAGGAAATTGCCCAAAGAGTTAGGGAAATTGCCAAAGAAGTGGGAGTAAAATTAACTCCCGATGCGATCGAACTCTTAGCGGAAGCGGTGGGAAATAACAGCCGCTTGCTGTGGATGGAGTTAGAAAAACTGCGTTTATTTAAAAATAATTCGGCGGGAACTATTGACAAAAAGGACATTTTAAGCTTAGTCAACGCCAGCAATCAAAGCAGCCTACAGTTAGCCAGTGCGATTTTAAAACGGGAGACAGGCAAGGCCCTCGAATTAGTCAATGAATTATTAAATCGTAACGAGAACCCCTTGGCTATCACCGCCACCCTAGGGGGTCAATTTCGCACTTGGGCAATAGTGAAATTAAAAATTGAAGAAGGAGAAAAAGACGAGAAAAATATCGCCGCCGCCGCCGAAATTGCCAATCCCAAGCGACTGTATTTCATTCGCAAAGAGATACAATCCTTTTCTTCTAAGCAACTTCTCGCCACCTTGCCCATACTTCTGGAATTAGAATATCGTCTCAAGCGGGGTGCAGAACCTTTGGCAACTTTGCAAACCAAAATTATTGAACTTTGTTGTTTATTGGTGACTTAA
- a CDS encoding IS4-like element ISMae7 family transposase — MEKWAAQELQYADLGDTRRKKRLISIVENLASQPSTSVPQASGNLAAASATYDFWNSPYFHPSDIIAAQAKSTVERIKEHPIVLAVQDTTSLDFTTQKAKKGMGYLDYKKSFGLKVHTTLGVSAQGIPLGLINQYVWAREEKNLGIAKQRKKRETEEKESQRWLDSLSETQQQIPEDIQVVTIGDCEADIFDLFAQSRSPNSHLLIRGTHNRKVNYLEDKQRSGHPEPKYLHQSIREVKACGSLDVQVKRNPNHEARLAKLTVRFASFEIQVPKHHSKANPRQPVKLQVILAEEEKPRPGVNPISWLLLTSLDISSFESAITCVRWYSYRWLIERYHFVLKSGCGLEKLQLETGRRIEMALATYSIVAWRLLWLTYQARLHGEESCESFLEEHEWQSLCATIHKKSPPPEKPPSFREAVRMIASLGGFLGRKGDGEPGVKTIWLGLRRLHDISQTWKLSHQISPPIEPP, encoded by the coding sequence ATGGAGAAATGGGCAGCCCAAGAATTACAGTATGCAGACCTAGGGGACACCAGAAGAAAGAAAAGGTTAATCAGTATCGTAGAAAACTTGGCCAGCCAACCTAGTACAAGTGTGCCACAAGCCTCGGGAAATCTAGCCGCAGCGAGTGCCACCTACGACTTTTGGAATTCCCCCTATTTTCACCCGTCAGATATAATTGCCGCCCAAGCTAAAAGTACAGTAGAAAGAATCAAAGAACATCCAATAGTTTTGGCAGTGCAAGACACAACAAGTTTAGACTTTACGACCCAAAAAGCCAAAAAAGGAATGGGTTATCTAGATTATAAAAAATCCTTTGGTCTCAAAGTTCATACCACATTAGGAGTGTCAGCGCAAGGAATACCTTTAGGACTGATTAATCAATATGTCTGGGCAAGAGAAGAAAAGAATTTAGGGATTGCCAAGCAAAGAAAAAAAAGAGAAACCGAAGAAAAAGAAAGTCAAAGATGGTTAGATTCTTTATCAGAAACACAACAACAAATACCCGAAGATATTCAAGTAGTAACAATCGGAGATTGTGAGGCAGACATATTTGATTTATTTGCCCAATCAAGAAGTCCTAACTCTCATTTATTAATCCGAGGAACTCATAACCGAAAAGTTAACTATCTCGAAGACAAGCAAAGGTCAGGGCATCCAGAGCCTAAATATTTACATCAATCCATCAGAGAAGTTAAAGCCTGTGGTAGCCTAGATGTGCAAGTAAAACGCAATCCTAATCACGAGGCTAGACTAGCTAAACTAACAGTTAGATTTGCCAGTTTTGAAATACAAGTACCTAAGCATCACTCGAAAGCGAACCCTCGTCAACCGGTCAAATTACAGGTAATTTTAGCTGAAGAAGAAAAGCCGCGTCCCGGAGTTAATCCTATCAGTTGGCTCCTCTTAACTAGCCTAGACATTAGTAGCTTTGAATCGGCGATAACCTGTGTGCGCTGGTATAGTTATCGCTGGTTAATAGAACGCTATCATTTTGTTTTAAAAAGTGGTTGTGGATTAGAAAAACTGCAATTAGAAACGGGTCGTAGAATTGAGATGGCCTTAGCTACCTATTCAATTGTAGCTTGGAGATTACTTTGGTTAACCTATCAAGCACGCTTACACGGAGAGGAGAGTTGTGAAAGTTTTTTGGAAGAACATGAATGGCAATCTTTGTGTGCCACTATTCATAAAAAGAGTCCGCCACCTGAAAAGCCGCCCTCCTTTCGAGAAGCGGTCAGAATGATTGCTTCTCTTGGGGGGTTTTTAGGTAGAAAAGGTGACGGTGAACCAGGTGTTAAAACTATTTGGTTGGGACTGCGAAGGTTACATGATATCAGCCAGACTTGGAAACTATCTCATCAAATTAGTCCCCCCATAGAACCCCCTTGA
- a CDS encoding CHAT domain-containing protein, whose protein sequence is MTDDAIPSLNLAISSLATSNNFARWVTKAPLPGGYVHHDCEWTESLTTEWMAWQEMFCLQKMPTLPMLEQLEANSRPKLTLSGEGGSYGGQLMQKLGISLWQWLFQASIGQSFAQSQGIALGKNQPLRIRLECRNPHLILLPWEIMQQAGKQAISLHPNILFSRTTSDVEPLPPIKPSNSLNILLVIGEKQIKTAASSLNLTAINTGGETNPDQALESEAANLIRAISPSGSPPENLGVKIKVDTLIRPGAKELTEALDTGKYQAFFYAGHGIAAPNGGSLFLRTGEQLNGTELAQALVRNQVILTVFNACWGAYPAKSGQEMIPRSSLAEVLIHHGVPAVLAMRDAIADREALSFIEVFTRTLFGFKDKEAQMSKLFPAPRVPIDQAVRIARQQLLTLYKYNQPAWTLPILYMHPEFDGQLLQTLDETQSPTVMPNVSGTMPAAFLYYLDRPERKWSIRGGGMNIGRDMENDLQITEKWVSKNHCRIICRKKPDDSDYQYFLEDFSRFGTFIYQDGQWKQVHNQEVPLESGLQIRFGSYQGQILAFVVE, encoded by the coding sequence ATGACCGATGATGCCATCCCTAGTCTAAATTTAGCCATCTCTAGTTTAGCCACGAGTAATAATTTCGCCCGTTGGGTGACGAAAGCACCCCTACCGGGGGGATATGTGCATCATGACTGTGAATGGACCGAGAGTCTAACCACGGAATGGATGGCATGGCAGGAAATGTTCTGTCTGCAAAAAATGCCGACCTTGCCGATGTTAGAGCAATTAGAAGCAAATTCTCGACCTAAACTGACTCTTTCGGGAGAAGGCGGCAGTTATGGCGGTCAATTAATGCAGAAACTAGGTATTAGTCTCTGGCAATGGTTATTTCAAGCATCAATTGGTCAAAGTTTCGCCCAAAGTCAGGGAATCGCCCTCGGCAAAAATCAGCCCCTGCGAATTCGCTTGGAATGTCGCAATCCCCATTTAATTCTGCTGCCCTGGGAAATTATGCAGCAAGCAGGTAAACAGGCCATATCTCTGCATCCGAATATACTCTTTAGCCGGACCACCAGCGATGTGGAACCACTACCACCGATAAAACCGAGTAATAGTCTCAATATTCTCTTAGTTATCGGCGAAAAACAGATTAAAACCGCCGCTAGTTCCCTCAACCTCACCGCCATTAATACCGGTGGAGAAACTAATCCCGACCAGGCACTGGAATCCGAAGCCGCCAATCTTATCCGGGCCATCTCCCCCAGTGGTTCCCCCCCTGAGAATTTGGGAGTGAAAATCAAAGTCGATACCCTAATTCGACCGGGGGCGAAAGAACTGACCGAGGCCTTGGATACGGGTAAATATCAAGCTTTTTTCTACGCTGGCCACGGAATCGCCGCCCCCAATGGCGGTTCCCTATTTCTGCGGACAGGGGAACAGCTAAACGGGACGGAGTTGGCCCAAGCTTTGGTGAGAAATCAAGTCATTTTAACCGTTTTTAATGCTTGCTGGGGTGCTTATCCCGCTAAATCGGGTCAGGAGATGATTCCCCGCAGCAGTCTGGCGGAAGTCTTGATTCACCATGGCGTTCCCGCAGTTTTGGCCATGCGAGATGCGATCGCTGATCGAGAGGCCTTGAGTTTTATCGAAGTTTTTACCCGCACCCTCTTCGGGTTCAAAGACAAAGAAGCGCAGATGTCCAAGTTGTTTCCCGCTCCAAGAGTCCCTATTGATCAGGCCGTTCGTATCGCCAGGCAGCAATTATTAACCCTCTACAAGTACAATCAACCCGCTTGGACTTTGCCGATTCTCTATATGCACCCGGAATTCGACGGGCAATTGCTGCAAACCCTTGATGAGACTCAATCACCGACGGTTATGCCCAATGTCTCCGGAACCATGCCCGCCGCTTTCTTATACTATCTCGATCGTCCCGAAAGAAAATGGTCAATCCGTGGTGGTGGCATGAATATAGGACGGGACATGGAAAATGATCTACAGATTACTGAAAAATGGGTTAGTAAAAACCATTGTCGGATCATTTGCCGTAAAAAACCCGATGATTCAGACTATCAATACTTTCTCGAAGATTTCTCCCGTTTTGGTACTTTTATCTACCAAGATGGCCAGTGGAAGCAGGTACATAACCAAGAAGTTCCCCTAGAGTCCGGTTTACAGATTCGCTTCGGCAGTTACCAAGGCCAAATCCTCGCATTTGTGGTCGAATAA
- the corA gene encoding magnesium/cobalt transporter CorA has translation MTQLQPDIFVNNRPDTDGDEEEDYFDYFYDEPGSEPGTLIIEPDAKPSRIILIDYDEDNAIRKVDITPNACAPYIGTNTVSWMDIQGLGSETVLKQVGEIFNLHPLLLEDVVNVPQRPKLEDYNNQLLVISQMVRLKEDESGFDTEQVSFVLGKRYLLSFQEEELQDCFEIVRDRIRTSQGRVRKSGADYLTYLLLDTIIDGYFPVVEHYEDRIEALEDMIISNPDRDTMQEIYDVRRELLALRRLIWPMRNVLHLLMRDHHGIVSDEVQIYFRDSYDHVIQILEIIEAYRELAASLMDVYMSTMGNKLNEIMKFLTVISTIFIPLTFIVGVYGMNFENMPELKGEWSYFMVWLVMLAVAGGLIFYFWRKGWFKPIYSLKEEAKS, from the coding sequence ATGACCCAACTACAACCCGATATATTCGTCAACAATCGTCCCGATACCGATGGAGACGAGGAAGAAGACTACTTCGATTATTTTTATGATGAACCGGGTAGTGAACCAGGGACATTAATTATCGAACCGGATGCCAAACCCTCGCGGATTATTTTAATCGACTACGATGAAGATAACGCCATTCGCAAGGTGGATATTACTCCCAATGCTTGCGCCCCCTATATTGGCACAAATACCGTGTCTTGGATGGATATTCAAGGGTTAGGTAGTGAGACGGTTTTAAAACAGGTGGGAGAAATTTTTAATCTGCATCCTTTGTTATTAGAAGATGTGGTTAATGTGCCGCAGCGACCGAAGTTAGAGGACTATAACAATCAATTGTTAGTGATTTCTCAGATGGTGCGACTGAAAGAAGATGAAAGCGGTTTTGATACGGAACAGGTGAGTTTTGTCTTGGGAAAACGCTATCTTTTAAGTTTTCAAGAGGAGGAATTACAGGACTGTTTTGAGATAGTGAGAGATCGAATTCGCACTTCCCAGGGACGAGTACGGAAATCGGGGGCGGATTATTTAACCTATTTATTATTAGACACGATTATCGATGGTTATTTTCCCGTGGTAGAACACTACGAAGATCGGATTGAAGCGTTGGAAGATATGATCATTAGTAATCCCGATCGAGATACAATGCAGGAAATCTATGATGTCCGTCGGGAATTATTGGCACTGCGTCGCTTAATTTGGCCGATGCGAAATGTCCTACATCTACTCATGCGTGACCATCATGGTATAGTCAGCGATGAAGTACAAATTTATTTTCGGGATTCCTACGACCACGTCATTCAAATTCTGGAAATTATCGAAGCTTATCGAGAATTAGCGGCGAGTTTGATGGATGTTTATATGTCCACTATGGGCAATAAATTAAACGAAATTATGAAGTTTTTAACCGTAATTTCGACGATTTTTATTCCCTTAACTTTTATCGTTGGTGTCTATGGCATGAACTTCGAGAATATGCCAGAATTAAAAGGAGAATGGAGTTATTTCATGGTCTGGTTAGTCATGTTAGCCGTAGCGGGAGGCTTGATTTTCTACTTCTGGCGCAAAGGTTGGTTTAAACCAATTTATTCCCTTAAAGAGGAAGCAAAAAGTTAG
- the pdxA gene encoding 4-hydroxythreonine-4-phosphate dehydrogenase PdxA, whose product MESASFIPRLVIPVGDPAGIGPEVVLKAIADSPISCSCQITLIGTRTLLEKAYHDPHLLDRFSLIDLPYNQEKIVCGRGDAHSGEISFLYLQEAIKRTLKGEFDGIVTGPIAKSCWQLAGYDFPGQTEVLATMAGINRYGMLFVAKSPHTGYNLRTLLATTHIPLREVPDALNPDLMTRKLDLLIESLKLDFGIDRPKIAISGLNPHSGEAGKLGREEKDWLQPWLESMGQKYPQTQLIGLVPPDTLWVEPGRAWFSGQGQPADAYLALYHDQGLIPVKLMAFDCAVNTTIGLPFVRTSPDHGTAFDIAGLGIARPQSMQAAIQLAIELCQQRDSRRTKLEI is encoded by the coding sequence ATGGAATCCGCCTCTTTTATTCCCCGTCTAGTTATCCCCGTCGGTGATCCCGCCGGGATCGGCCCTGAAGTGGTGTTAAAAGCGATCGCCGATTCCCCAATCTCGTGCAGTTGTCAGATTACTCTAATCGGCACAAGAACGCTTCTCGAAAAAGCCTATCACGATCCCCATCTTCTCGATCGCTTTTCTCTGATCGATTTGCCCTACAATCAAGAAAAAATCGTTTGCGGGCGTGGGGATGCCCACAGTGGTGAAATTAGCTTTCTTTACCTGCAAGAAGCCATAAAACGCACCCTCAAGGGCGAATTTGACGGTATTGTCACCGGTCCGATCGCTAAATCCTGTTGGCAGTTGGCTGGTTATGATTTCCCCGGTCAAACGGAGGTTTTGGCTACCATGGCGGGAATTAACCGTTATGGGATGCTATTCGTCGCTAAATCCCCTCACACCGGCTATAACTTACGCACTCTCCTCGCCACTACCCACATCCCCCTGCGAGAAGTTCCCGATGCCCTTAACCCCGATCTGATGACCCGAAAACTAGATCTATTGATCGAGTCTTTAAAGCTAGATTTCGGCATCGATCGCCCAAAAATCGCCATATCCGGCCTTAATCCCCACAGTGGCGAAGCGGGAAAACTGGGAAGGGAAGAAAAGGACTGGTTACAGCCTTGGCTAGAGTCAATGGGGCAAAAATACCCGCAAACCCAATTAATCGGCCTTGTCCCCCCCGATACGCTTTGGGTGGAACCGGGGCGCGCTTGGTTTAGCGGTCAAGGGCAACCCGCCGACGCATATCTGGCATTATACCACGATCAGGGCTTAATTCCCGTGAAATTAATGGCTTTTGACTGTGCTGTTAATACTACCATCGGTTTGCCTTTTGTTCGCACCTCTCCAGACCACGGGACGGCTTTTGATATCGCCGGTCTTGGCATCGCTAGACCCCAGAGTATGCAAGCGGCGATCCAATTAGCGATCGAATTATGTCAGCAGCGGGACAGCCGGAGAACTAAACTAGAGATATAG
- a CDS encoding NAD-dependent succinate-semialdehyde dehydrogenase, translated as MGIASVNPATGEILKTFTPLTSEELAAKLALAEATFQQYRRTAISERGQWLRQAADILERDQVALAKTMTLEMGKPIKSAIAEVLKCALVCRFYADNAAGYLEDVLIATDASRSFVRYQPLGVILAVMPWNFPLWQVFRFAAPALMAGNVGLLKHASNVPQSALAVERILLEAGFPEGAFQTLLIGADRVSDLINDERVKAATLTGSEPAGMSLAAAAGKQIKKVVLELGGSDPFIVLDTADIEAAAATAVTARLLNNGQTCIAAKRFIVMETVADQFEQLLVAKFQALRVGDPLDETVDIGPLATVSIVSEIAHQVEKTVAMGGKVLVGGQRLEGKGNFYLPTILTDIPVGSPGEKEEFFGPVALLFRVKNIDEAIALANDSPFGLGSSAWTNNPAEIERLITEIEAGCVFINGMVKSDPRLPFGGIKRSGFGRELSVEGIREFVNVKTVWIK; from the coding sequence ATGGGTATCGCTTCAGTTAACCCTGCCACTGGAGAAATTCTCAAGACTTTTACCCCTCTAACCTCGGAGGAATTGGCGGCGAAATTGGCCCTAGCTGAGGCCACTTTTCAGCAGTATCGCCGGACCGCCATCAGTGAACGGGGACAGTGGTTACGGCAAGCGGCGGATATTTTGGAACGGGATCAAGTAGCATTGGCTAAAACCATGACTTTAGAAATGGGGAAACCAATCAAATCAGCGATCGCGGAAGTCCTCAAATGTGCCTTGGTTTGTCGTTTTTATGCCGATAATGCCGCCGGTTATCTGGAAGATGTGCTGATTGCCACCGATGCTAGTCGCAGTTTTGTCCGTTATCAACCGTTAGGGGTAATTTTAGCGGTTATGCCCTGGAATTTCCCTTTATGGCAAGTATTTCGCTTTGCTGCCCCCGCTTTAATGGCGGGAAATGTCGGCCTACTCAAACACGCTTCTAATGTCCCCCAATCAGCTTTAGCGGTGGAAAGAATTTTATTAGAAGCCGGTTTTCCCGAAGGTGCTTTTCAAACTCTTTTGATCGGGGCCGATCGCGTTAGTGATTTAATTAACGATGAACGGGTAAAAGCCGCCACTTTAACCGGTAGTGAACCGGCGGGGATGAGTTTAGCAGCCGCCGCGGGAAAACAGATCAAAAAAGTGGTTTTGGAGTTGGGAGGTAGTGATCCTTTTATCGTTTTAGATACTGCCGATATCGAGGCGGCAGCGGCTACGGCAGTGACGGCGCGATTGTTAAATAATGGTCAGACTTGTATCGCCGCTAAACGGTTTATTGTTATGGAAACTGTCGCCGATCAATTTGAACAGTTATTAGTGGCGAAATTCCAAGCTTTAAGAGTGGGTGATCCCCTCGATGAAACTGTTGATATCGGTCCTTTGGCCACGGTATCGATCGTCTCGGAAATTGCCCATCAAGTCGAAAAAACCGTCGCTATGGGTGGTAAAGTCCTTGTGGGGGGTCAACGTTTAGAGGGAAAAGGTAACTTTTATCTACCAACGATTTTAACCGATATTCCTGTCGGTTCTCCGGGGGAAAAAGAGGAATTTTTTGGACCGGTGGCTTTACTATTTCGAGTCAAAAATATCGATGAAGCGATCGCTTTAGCTAATGATAGTCCCTTTGGTTTAGGTTCTAGTGCTTGGACGAATAACCCCGCAGAAATTGAGCGTTTAATTACCGAAATTGAGGCCGGTTGTGTGTTTATTAACGGTATGGTTAAATCCGATCCTCGCTTGCCCTTTGGGGGTATTAAACGTTCTGGTTTTGGACGGGAATTAAGTGTCGAAGGTATTCGCGAATTTGTCAACGTTAAAACTGTTTGGATTAAGTAG
- a CDS encoding DUF1825 family protein — protein MGFFDSEVVQQEARQLFEDYQSLTQLGSEYGKFDREGKIIFIDRMEELMERYKIFMKRFELSEDFSAQMTVEQLKTQLGQFGMTPQMMFDQMQQTLERMKAEIR, from the coding sequence ATGGGATTCTTTGACTCAGAAGTGGTTCAACAGGAAGCTAGACAGCTATTTGAAGATTACCAGTCTCTCACACAACTAGGCAGCGAGTACGGTAAATTCGATCGAGAGGGTAAAATAATCTTTATCGATAGGATGGAGGAGTTAATGGAACGCTACAAGATATTTATGAAGCGTTTTGAGTTATCTGAGGATTTTTCCGCCCAAATGACCGTAGAACAGCTAAAAACCCAATTAGGTCAATTTGGTATGACTCCCCAAATGATGTTCGACCAAATGCAGCAAACCCTTGAACGGATGAAGGCAGAGATTCGCTAA
- the uppS gene encoding polyprenyl diphosphate synthase, with protein sequence MTLKPSLSPELPTDLDKNRLPQHVAVIMDGNGRWAKNRGLPRIMGHQRGVDALKDLLRCCRDWGIPALTAYAFSTENWGRPLEEVEFLMTLFERVLRRELEEMMQQNVKIRFIGNLSALPESLRREIAKSQAETSKNSGIQFTVATNYGGREEIVQACQAIARQVQQGLVSPEAIDESLFEQYLYTAGIPNPDLLIRSSGEMRISNFLLWQMAYAEIYVTDTLWPDFDRVQFHRALKDYQGRHRRFGKL encoded by the coding sequence ATGACTCTTAAACCGAGCTTGTCACCAGAATTACCTACGGATTTAGATAAAAACCGTTTGCCTCAGCACGTCGCAGTGATTATGGATGGGAACGGTCGTTGGGCGAAAAATCGTGGTTTACCGCGGATTATGGGCCATCAACGGGGAGTAGATGCACTAAAAGACTTGCTGCGCTGTTGTCGTGACTGGGGGATTCCCGCTTTAACCGCTTATGCTTTTTCTACAGAAAATTGGGGTCGTCCCCTCGAGGAAGTAGAGTTTTTAATGACTCTATTCGAGCGGGTTTTGCGGCGCGAATTAGAAGAAATGATGCAGCAAAATGTCAAAATTCGCTTTATTGGTAATTTATCAGCCTTGCCAGAGTCTTTAAGACGGGAAATTGCTAAATCTCAAGCAGAAACTAGCAAAAATTCCGGTATTCAATTTACGGTGGCTACTAATTATGGTGGCCGAGAGGAGATCGTGCAAGCTTGTCAGGCGATCGCTCGTCAGGTGCAACAGGGTTTAGTCTCCCCGGAAGCGATCGATGAATCTCTCTTTGAACAGTATCTTTATACTGCCGGGATTCCTAACCCAGACCTGTTAATTCGCAGTAGTGGGGAAATGCGAATTAGTAATTTTTTACTCTGGCAAATGGCCTACGCGGAAATCTACGTTACTGACACCCTCTGGCCCGATTTCGATCGAGTGCAATTTCACCGCGCTTTAAAAGATTATCAGGGTCGTCATCGTCGTTTTGGCAAATTATAA
- the cdaA gene encoding diadenylate cyclase CdaA yields MSGFFLDPRRLLSWILSHGLSVLDFGLVLLLTYMLLLIIGERRTFWMVRGLIYLMLASVISDALGLRLLGLVLEKLILGAAVAIAVIFQSEFRRFLELLGKGQVWELFKKSSPTPKTDNVIDELVDAVKDLSQNRTGALMVLETSGNLDTKVFVNPGVTLNGQVSKELIQTIFQTKTLLHDGAVFIRGDRVVAAGVILPLSERSTSRQLGTRHRAAMGITERLDNCICIVVSEETGSISLASGGNLDRPLTSSKLKELLEAKFSPSGEGEVVAPSWGRLGRTIGLKGRLILEKFSRSPRATPKDRK; encoded by the coding sequence ATGTCGGGTTTTTTTCTGGACCCTCGCCGGTTATTGTCCTGGATTCTCAGCCATGGTCTGTCAGTCCTAGACTTTGGGTTAGTTCTCCTCCTTACCTATATGCTGCTGCTAATTATCGGCGAGCGGCGTACCTTTTGGATGGTGCGAGGACTAATCTACTTAATGCTGGCCTCGGTGATTAGCGATGCCCTAGGATTGCGCTTGCTGGGGTTAGTCCTAGAAAAATTGATTTTGGGGGCAGCAGTGGCGATTGCTGTGATTTTTCAGTCGGAATTCCGCCGTTTTTTAGAATTATTGGGCAAAGGTCAAGTGTGGGAATTATTTAAAAAAAGTTCCCCCACTCCCAAGACCGATAATGTCATTGATGAGTTAGTGGACGCGGTGAAGGATCTATCTCAAAATCGCACCGGTGCGCTGATGGTATTAGAAACCAGTGGCAATCTCGACACCAAAGTGTTTGTCAATCCGGGGGTGACGCTCAATGGCCAAGTATCTAAGGAATTAATTCAAACTATTTTTCAAACTAAAACTTTACTGCACGATGGGGCCGTATTTATTCGGGGCGATCGAGTGGTGGCCGCGGGTGTTATTCTACCCTTATCGGAGCGCAGTACCTCTAGGCAATTAGGCACCCGTCATCGGGCGGCCATGGGCATTACCGAAAGGCTAGATAATTGTATCTGTATTGTGGTTTCTGAGGAAACCGGCTCGATTTCCCTCGCGTCGGGGGGTAATTTGGATCGGCCTTTAACCAGTAGTAAACTAAAAGAGCTTCTCGAAGCGAAGTTTTCTCCGTCGGGAGAGGGGGAAGTGGTCGCACCGAGTTGGGGACGTTTAGGGCGTACAATTGGCTTAAAAGGTCGTCTAATCTTAGAAAAATTCTCCCGTTCGCCCAGAGCAACCCCCAAAGATAGAAAATGA